CGCTGATCCGGCTGGTGAACCCGGAGGGCAGGACCATCACCTCGTCGCCGGGCTTGAGGACGCCGGAGGCGACCTGACCGGCGTAGCCGCGGTAGTCGGTGACCGTGGTCGACTGGGGGCGGATCACGTACTGCACGGGGAACCGGACGTCGACCAGGTTGCGGTCGGAGGCGATGTGTACCCGTTCGAGGTGGTGCAGCAGGGAGGGGCCTTCGTACCAGGGCATGTTCTCCGAGCGGGTGGCGATGTTGTCGCCCTGCAACGCCGACACCGGCACCACGGTCAGGTCCGGTACGTCGAGTTTCGCGGCGAACGCGGTGAACTCGTCGGCGATCTGCTCGAAGACCTCCTGGGAGAAGTCGACCAGGTCCATCTTGTTGACGCACAGCACCAGGTGCGGAACCCGCAGCAGCGAGCACAGGAACGCGTGTCGCCGGGACTGCTCCACCAGCCCCTTCCGCGCGTCCACCAGGATCAACGCCAGATCCGCCGTCGACGCCCCCGTCACCATGTTCCGGGTGTACTGGATGTGCCCCGGGGTGTCGGCGATGATGAACTTCCGCCTCGGGGTGGCGAAGTAGCGGTACGCCACGTCGATCGTGATGCCCTGCTCCCGCTCGGCCCGCAGACCGTCGGTGAGCAACGCCAGGTTGGTGTACTCGTCGCCCCGGGCCGCGCTGACCGCCTCCACCGCCGCCAACTGGTCGGTGAACAGGGACTTCGTGTCGTAGAGCAGCCGCCCGATCAGGGTCGACTTACCGTCGTCCACACTCCCGGCCGTGGCGAACCGCAACAGGTCCATCGGTCGGGCCTCGACCTCGGGCGACACCGTCTCGGTGCTCATCAGAAGTAGCCCTCCCGCTTGCGGTCCTCCATGGCGGCCTCGCTGACCCGGTCGTCGCCCCGGGTCGCGCCCCGCTCGGTGATCCGCGTCGCGGCCACCTCCTCGATCACCCTGTCCACCGTGTCGGCGTCCGAGCGGACCGCCGCCGTGCAGGAGGCGTCGCCGACCGTGCGGTACCGGACCCGGGCGGTGAAGGGTTCCTCGCCGACCCGGGGGGTGAAGAACTCGTTGACCGCGTAGAACATGCCGTCGCGTTCGACGACCTCCCGGTCGTGCGCGTAGTAGATCGACGGCAACGGCACCCGCTCCCGCGCGATGTAGTGCCAGATGTCCAACTCGGTCCAGTTCGACAACGGGAACACCCGGATCGACTCACCCGGATGATGCCGCCCGTTGTACAACGACCACAACTCCGGCCGCTGGTTCTTC
Above is a window of Micromonospora rifamycinica DNA encoding:
- the cysN gene encoding sulfate adenylyltransferase subunit CysN, which produces MSTETVSPEVEARPMDLLRFATAGSVDDGKSTLIGRLLYDTKSLFTDQLAAVEAVSAARGDEYTNLALLTDGLRAEREQGITIDVAYRYFATPRRKFIIADTPGHIQYTRNMVTGASTADLALILVDARKGLVEQSRRHAFLCSLLRVPHLVLCVNKMDLVDFSQEVFEQIADEFTAFAAKLDVPDLTVVPVSALQGDNIATRSENMPWYEGPSLLHHLERVHIASDRNLVDVRFPVQYVIRPQSTTVTDYRGYAGQVASGVLKPGDEVMVLPSGFTSRISAIETADGPVDEAFPPMSVTVRLTDEIDISRGDMICRPNNAPTVSQDIEAMVCWMDETRPLQVGGRYTIKHTTRTARTIVRGLYYRLDINTLHRDETAGELRLNEIGRVRLRTTVPLLADEYRRNRTTGGFIIIDEATNRTVAAGMIVDTA